One stretch of Muribaculum intestinale DNA includes these proteins:
- a CDS encoding OPT family oligopeptide transporter — MSEKKSHGNVNPDGFDATTADNGPAGLPENAFRELAADESYTPVMHPAHDYPEVTPYSVGMGLVLAVIFSAAAAYLGLRVGQVFEAAIPIAIIAVGLSGALGKRNALGQNVIIQSIGACSGVIVAGAIFTLPALYILQAKYPEITVNFLEIFCSSLLGGILGILFFIPFRKYFVKDMHGKYPFPEATATTQVLISGEGKGAEGGSQAKTLVIASLIGGIYDYLLATFGWWAENVTSIASQWGATLAEKTKLVFSVNTGAALLGLGYIIGIRYAFIICAGSFFVWWVLIPLIGTYGAPEITSLAPGAIFSDYARLIGIGGIAMAGVLGIIKSWGIIVQAVGLAGRELKGKSSAAKEVRWQTDISMKAIVYMIVVALVAVLLFFWFGVIHSFWQALVAWVVVAVIAFLFTTVAANAIAIVGSNPVSGMTLMTLIIASAIFVGVGLSGTSGIVASMVIGGVVCTALSMAGGFVTDLKIGYWLGSTPRKQECWKFLGTLVSAATVGGVILVLNKVYDFSNPDIIAAPQANAMARVIEPLMMGGDTPWILYMAGAVLALILNWLGVPALAFCLGMFIPLQLNTPLLVGGAIAWWVGSRSKDEAVNAARRDRGTLISSGLIAGGALFGVFAALTRFCGFEYTNPLSGSTTQTLGIVLYALLIIYLLWDCMRAKKA, encoded by the coding sequence ATGTCTGAAAAAAAATCGCATGGAAATGTCAATCCCGACGGATTTGACGCAACGACAGCCGACAACGGCCCCGCCGGACTACCGGAAAACGCATTCCGCGAGCTCGCCGCCGATGAAAGCTACACACCCGTAATGCATCCGGCCCACGACTATCCGGAAGTAACACCCTACTCCGTGGGTATGGGCCTTGTGCTGGCAGTAATATTCTCTGCCGCTGCCGCCTATCTGGGGCTACGCGTGGGGCAGGTATTCGAGGCGGCCATACCGATTGCCATCATCGCCGTAGGCCTCAGTGGGGCGCTCGGAAAGCGCAATGCGCTTGGCCAGAATGTAATAATCCAGTCTATCGGAGCATGTTCGGGCGTAATTGTGGCTGGAGCCATCTTCACTCTGCCGGCTCTCTATATCCTTCAGGCCAAATATCCTGAAATCACAGTCAACTTCCTCGAGATATTCTGTTCCTCGCTTCTCGGAGGTATACTCGGCATACTCTTTTTCATCCCCTTCCGCAAATATTTCGTGAAGGACATGCACGGCAAATACCCCTTCCCCGAAGCCACAGCCACAACCCAGGTGCTGATTTCCGGAGAAGGGAAAGGCGCCGAAGGCGGCTCTCAGGCCAAGACACTCGTAATAGCCTCGCTCATCGGTGGTATCTACGACTACCTGCTCGCCACATTCGGATGGTGGGCCGAAAACGTAACCTCCATAGCATCGCAGTGGGGTGCTACGCTGGCCGAGAAGACCAAACTCGTATTCAGCGTAAACACCGGCGCGGCTCTGCTTGGTCTGGGATATATAATCGGCATACGCTACGCATTCATCATATGTGCCGGCTCATTCTTCGTATGGTGGGTGCTCATACCCCTCATCGGCACATACGGCGCCCCTGAAATAACATCGCTCGCTCCGGGAGCAATATTCAGCGACTATGCCCGACTGATTGGCATCGGCGGAATCGCCATGGCCGGAGTGCTCGGCATCATCAAGTCGTGGGGCATTATCGTGCAAGCCGTAGGGCTTGCAGGACGCGAGCTAAAGGGTAAAAGCTCTGCTGCAAAAGAAGTACGCTGGCAGACAGATATCTCCATGAAGGCGATTGTATACATGATTGTAGTAGCTCTCGTAGCCGTGTTGCTGTTCTTCTGGTTCGGAGTCATCCACTCCTTCTGGCAGGCCCTTGTGGCATGGGTGGTAGTCGCCGTAATCGCGTTTCTGTTTACGACAGTGGCAGCCAACGCCATCGCTATTGTAGGCAGCAACCCCGTATCGGGCATGACCCTGATGACCCTCATCATAGCATCGGCAATATTCGTGGGAGTAGGCCTCAGCGGCACATCGGGCATCGTGGCATCAATGGTAATCGGAGGCGTTGTCTGCACCGCCCTGTCGATGGCAGGAGGCTTTGTCACCGACCTGAAAATCGGTTACTGGCTCGGCTCCACACCCCGCAAACAGGAATGCTGGAAGTTCCTCGGCACACTCGTTTCCGCAGCCACTGTAGGCGGTGTGATACTTGTCTTGAACAAGGTGTACGACTTCTCCAACCCCGACATCATCGCAGCTCCACAGGCCAATGCCATGGCTCGCGTCATCGAGCCTCTCATGATGGGCGGCGACACCCCATGGATTCTCTATATGGCCGGAGCGGTACTCGCTCTCATCCTCAACTGGCTCGGCGTACCGGCCCTCGCCTTCTGCCTTGGCATGTTTATCCCCCTCCAGCTCAACACACCGCTCCTCGTAGGTGGTGCCATAGCATGGTGGGTAGGCTCTCGCTCGAAGGATGAAGCTGTAAACGCAGCACGTCGCGACCGTGGCACACTCATCTCATCGGGTCTCATCGCCGGAGGCGCTCTGTTCGGAGTGTTCGCAGCGCTCACACGCTTCTGCGGATTCGAATACACCAATCCGCTTTCAGGCTCCACCACCCAGACTCTCGGCATCGTGCTTTATGCATTGCTTATAATTTATCTCCTTTGGGACTGCATGCGCGCAAAGAAAGCCTGA
- a CDS encoding MATE family efflux transporter — protein sequence MQSGVNRNILQLAVPSIVTNITTPLLALMDVTIAGHMGAPVYIAAIAVGGSMFNMLYWLFGFLRMGSSGMTAQAYGADDSAATATILRQALLVAIIAGLAMIALRTPICDMIIRFMDTDDTTSALASEYFHILIWGAPPYLATFALSGWFLGMQNSKVTMWTSILINVTNIVASLSLVYIFHLGIAGIATGTLIAQWTGFSVLLLLALRRCSDARAPLRDIFDMPRLKRFFRVNTDIFLRTVCLVSVTMWFTRMGAIQGERMLAVNALLMQFFTLFSYFMDGFAFAGEALTGRYKGAADHMMMRRAIRALLRWGAAVAIIFCAIYILAGDRILHLLSSDLGINAMAHEYLLWTATVPIAGFLAFTWDGIFIGTTATRRMLMSMAMATAAFFIAETIAFPRLANHGLWLAFIIYLSVRGLILTLFARRLY from the coding sequence ATGCAATCGGGGGTCAACCGCAACATTCTACAGCTTGCGGTGCCCTCGATTGTCACTAATATCACCACCCCGCTCCTGGCCCTGATGGATGTGACCATAGCCGGACACATGGGGGCGCCTGTATATATCGCAGCCATAGCAGTCGGCGGCTCGATGTTCAACATGCTCTACTGGCTGTTCGGGTTCCTCCGCATGGGCTCCAGCGGCATGACCGCACAGGCCTACGGCGCTGACGATTCAGCCGCCACTGCCACCATACTGCGGCAGGCTCTCCTTGTGGCAATCATAGCCGGCTTGGCAATGATTGCTCTGCGCACTCCGATTTGCGACATGATTATTCGGTTTATGGACACCGACGACACCACATCGGCGCTGGCCTCGGAATACTTTCATATACTGATATGGGGAGCCCCACCCTATCTGGCCACTTTCGCACTTTCGGGATGGTTTCTTGGAATGCAGAACTCAAAGGTGACAATGTGGACATCCATATTGATTAACGTCACCAATATAGTCGCAAGCCTCTCGCTCGTGTACATATTCCACCTCGGGATAGCGGGTATCGCCACAGGAACGCTGATAGCCCAATGGACGGGATTCTCTGTCCTGCTGCTTCTGGCTCTGCGGCGTTGTTCCGACGCCCGCGCGCCTTTGCGCGATATCTTCGATATGCCGCGCCTGAAGCGTTTCTTCCGGGTCAATACCGACATATTTCTGCGCACAGTATGCCTTGTGTCGGTAACAATGTGGTTTACACGCATGGGGGCGATACAGGGCGAACGCATGCTTGCCGTCAACGCACTGCTGATGCAGTTTTTTACATTATTCTCATATTTCATGGACGGATTTGCCTTTGCCGGCGAGGCGCTCACCGGACGATATAAAGGAGCAGCCGACCACATGATGATGCGGCGTGCCATACGCGCCCTCCTACGCTGGGGAGCCGCCGTTGCAATAATATTCTGCGCCATATATATCCTTGCGGGAGACCGGATACTGCATCTGCTGAGTTCCGACCTCGGCATAAACGCCATGGCTCACGAGTATCTGCTCTGGACCGCAACAGTGCCGATTGCCGGATTTCTTGCGTTCACATGGGACGGTATATTCATCGGAACCACGGCCACACGGCGCATGCTTATGTCTATGGCGATGGCCACCGCAGCATTCTTCATTGCCGAGACCATAGCATTTCCACGGCTTGCCAACCACGGGCTCTGGCTCGCATTTATCATATACCTGTCAGTACGTGGCCTAATCCTTACTCTCTTCGCCCGCCGCCTCTACTGA
- a CDS encoding DUF6056 family protein: MKGLLAKDTTLMSIIILAIILIYASFSWLCPIMIDDYMFWDKYLTANNGSILPSLSGYCNYVRDLWLYENGRLANMLCAPVVLWMPKLAWAIILAVIICAIYLSAASLVNGSRPVSPLLLMSVWICCILLLPWHDYSSLMLIDYALNYFPSTLLTLATIWAAYRIGSGRRFRNARYCLIIFVAFLTGVFHEGFSMPLLAALSVIAATRRFSMPGQWWGVYIALLCGTIISAGSPAIWTRFFTVMDSRTQQHLLPYLRTLVKTTPVLLAMSTVAIAALPFRKSRQVLNSIISDRLNQYLILTASISAIMVIILKAPARATTGLNLLLIILLLRTVKSLGINPFQKSSTTAVIVSLISVCLFYSGVLLWQFKIFDENHQITMLLKDVDSDETIYMDTIRHAPWWTLSHPIVDIWYTSGQIRFVNNIYGRPEDIPPVLPKVLERYDFSNPVTIPEKPVFCQAGDIILMKGDNIDADKLPYNWRFTLAGGEEVGSYVMFVPFIANNGERWIAGFPTRIQVKGPFLNIKESY, encoded by the coding sequence ATGAAAGGACTTTTAGCCAAGGACACAACGCTTATGTCAATTATCATCCTGGCAATCATTCTGATATATGCTTCATTTTCGTGGCTATGCCCGATTATGATTGACGATTATATGTTCTGGGACAAATACCTCACCGCCAACAACGGGAGCATTTTGCCATCGCTGTCGGGCTACTGCAACTATGTACGCGATTTATGGCTATATGAAAACGGCCGGCTTGCCAACATGCTGTGTGCGCCCGTCGTACTATGGATGCCCAAATTGGCTTGGGCCATCATCCTTGCCGTGATAATCTGTGCCATATATCTGTCAGCAGCAAGTCTGGTCAACGGCAGCCGCCCCGTCAGCCCGCTTCTTCTCATGTCGGTATGGATATGCTGCATACTGCTCCTCCCCTGGCATGACTACAGCTCACTCATGCTTATCGACTATGCTCTCAACTATTTTCCGTCCACCCTGCTGACACTCGCCACCATATGGGCCGCGTATCGCATCGGATCGGGCCGGCGGTTCCGCAACGCCCGTTATTGCCTGATTATATTCGTAGCATTTCTGACAGGAGTATTCCATGAAGGATTTTCAATGCCACTGCTTGCCGCATTATCTGTCATTGCAGCAACCCGACGTTTTTCCATGCCGGGACAATGGTGGGGAGTATACATAGCGCTTTTGTGCGGAACTATCATCAGCGCAGGCTCTCCGGCTATTTGGACGAGATTTTTCACCGTCATGGACTCCAGGACGCAACAGCATCTCCTACCCTATCTCAGAACATTGGTAAAAACCACACCGGTGCTCCTCGCCATGTCTACGGTCGCAATCGCCGCTCTGCCGTTCAGAAAATCCCGCCAGGTACTTAACTCAATCATTTCCGACAGGTTGAACCAATATCTGATTCTTACGGCATCGATATCGGCAATAATGGTAATCATATTAAAAGCTCCCGCGCGCGCCACTACCGGATTAAATCTGCTGTTGATTATATTACTCCTACGCACTGTTAAATCACTCGGAATCAACCCCTTTCAAAAGTCATCGACAACAGCCGTTATAGTATCGCTAATCTCCGTATGCCTGTTCTACTCCGGTGTATTGCTATGGCAATTCAAGATATTTGACGAAAACCATCAAATAACCATGCTGCTTAAAGACGTGGACAGCGACGAGACAATATATATGGATACCATTCGCCATGCGCCGTGGTGGACATTATCCCACCCGATAGTCGACATATGGTATACAAGCGGACAAATCCGGTTTGTAAACAATATATACGGTCGTCCGGAAGATATCCCTCCCGTGCTGCCGAAGGTACTCGAAAGGTATGATTTCAGCAATCCTGTCACTATACCGGAAAAACCCGTTTTCTGTCAGGCCGGAGATATAATATTAATGAAAGGTGACAATATCGATGCCGACAAGCTCCCATACAACTGGAGATTCACTCTCGCCGGCGGAGAGGAAGTCGGGTCGTATGTGATGTTTGTCCCGTTCATAGCCAACAATGGCGAGAGGTGGATAGCCGGATTCCCCACAAGAATTCAAGTAAAAGGACCGTTCCTCAACATAAAGGAATCATACTGA
- a CDS encoding thioredoxin family protein, whose amino-acid sequence MKKPMFIIVLFAALIALFTAATDRAVDGAKGSKAPVFKIERADSLVQLDNLKGEWILLQFWSSADASSRLAAKEYSRLHSATTDSAGNEQFRHLAVNFDRSSSLFREIVRRDGLNAKSQFYVGDGQMRSSLARNYHLEAGMKAFLINPDGQIVAVNPSARTIREAI is encoded by the coding sequence ATGAAGAAACCAATGTTTATCATTGTGCTCTTCGCAGCTCTGATCGCCCTGTTTACCGCAGCTACCGACCGCGCCGTCGATGGCGCCAAAGGCTCAAAAGCTCCGGTATTCAAAATCGAACGCGCCGATTCACTCGTGCAGCTCGACAACCTTAAGGGCGAGTGGATACTCCTCCAGTTCTGGAGTTCGGCCGATGCCTCTTCAAGGCTCGCCGCAAAAGAGTACTCACGCCTACACAGTGCAACTACAGATAGCGCAGGCAATGAGCAATTCCGTCACCTGGCGGTCAACTTCGACCGTTCGTCAAGCCTTTTTCGTGAGATAGTGCGCAGGGACGGCCTTAACGCGAAGTCACAATTTTATGTCGGGGATGGACAGATGCGAAGCAGTCTCGCCCGCAACTACCACCTCGAAGCCGGCATGAAGGCATTCCTTATCAATCCCGACGGACAGATTGTTGCCGTCAATCCTTCAGCCCGGACAATCAGGGAAGCTATATAA
- a CDS encoding SurA N-terminal domain-containing protein, whose amino-acid sequence MATLEKIRKRSTLLLVVVGVALLAFIIGDFFTSGRTLFGTGTTIAKVGDRKIDVQDFQRRNEEASQQMQQQQPNSKIDPAVMQAQVLQSMIQESLLDEEMNRLGITVTDAELSKAMTGANAHPYMMQFARQMGAESPDQVYDYAFNPTKYNLPAETAQQLQQMWLAQENQMNQMLKIQKLQTLLTGALVANDLDAKEYYAGNASTSHIAYASKNFSTMPDEEYPVSDSELRDAYNKEKEAYRVDDETRRANFIVVNVAPSAADKAEGQALVDSVIVNLRNTPAIDAVAGDTNFGVNRTSSTAAAVSSPVLRAFLADSAVGAVAQISYIDDEFTIAKLIGKKNAVDSVNLDIIQFQGNAAARDSLLAALNSGKTAADVADTPGVLDSRSNLWQTLASAPDNDVKTRILEAGNGYFIADSAANMASIIRVNSKKAPVTIYDYATVNYKVYPSDATVDKLNDDLQAFVSGISNADSLTMSKAIAAGYTLQPATVTANSYMIGNVPYTRNVVKWVMDAKAGQVSPVLQDSQNDNLIVVALNDIVKPGYMPMNDEAISAALTRKVRNDKKAAAIIEQVKGKASDINGYARLLGSQVDSTEVTFGQMYIPGIGVMESALLGQVPVAPKGKVSEPVQGNNAVFVYTVYEVDNQGRPYNYQENAARFNQQFGSQAVMQNLIGIMMEKEKVENNTLKFYTE is encoded by the coding sequence ATGGCAACACTTGAAAAAATCCGCAAGAGATCGACACTGCTCCTTGTTGTGGTAGGCGTCGCTCTTCTGGCATTCATCATCGGAGACTTCTTTACATCCGGACGCACTCTTTTCGGCACAGGTACCACTATAGCCAAAGTGGGTGACAGAAAAATTGACGTGCAGGATTTCCAGCGTCGCAATGAAGAGGCATCGCAGCAGATGCAGCAACAGCAGCCTAACAGCAAGATTGATCCTGCTGTCATGCAGGCTCAGGTGCTTCAAAGCATGATTCAGGAGTCGCTCCTTGATGAGGAAATGAATCGCCTCGGCATCACAGTCACCGATGCAGAACTTTCCAAGGCTATGACCGGCGCCAACGCTCATCCCTACATGATGCAGTTTGCCCGCCAGATGGGAGCCGAGAGCCCCGACCAGGTGTATGACTATGCATTCAATCCCACAAAATACAATCTTCCGGCAGAAACTGCCCAGCAGCTGCAGCAGATGTGGCTTGCTCAGGAAAACCAGATGAACCAGATGCTGAAGATTCAGAAGCTGCAGACTCTTCTTACCGGCGCTCTTGTGGCCAACGATCTTGACGCCAAGGAGTACTATGCCGGCAACGCTTCTACAAGTCATATCGCCTACGCTTCCAAGAATTTCAGCACAATGCCCGACGAAGAGTATCCCGTAAGCGACAGCGAACTCCGCGACGCCTACAACAAGGAGAAAGAGGCTTACCGTGTGGATGACGAGACCCGCCGCGCCAACTTCATCGTTGTCAACGTCGCTCCCTCGGCAGCCGATAAGGCCGAAGGCCAGGCGCTAGTTGACTCGGTTATCGTAAATCTCCGCAACACTCCCGCCATCGATGCTGTAGCCGGCGACACCAACTTCGGTGTCAACCGCACATCGTCGACAGCAGCCGCAGTAAGCAGCCCTGTACTCCGCGCTTTCCTCGCCGACTCGGCAGTAGGCGCAGTGGCCCAGATAAGCTATATCGACGATGAGTTCACAATCGCCAAACTTATCGGCAAGAAGAATGCAGTAGACTCAGTGAACCTCGACATCATCCAGTTCCAGGGCAATGCCGCCGCCCGCGACTCGCTCCTCGCCGCCCTCAACTCCGGCAAGACCGCAGCCGACGTGGCAGACACTCCCGGTGTGCTCGACAGCCGCTCTAATCTCTGGCAGACTCTTGCCTCGGCTCCCGACAATGATGTCAAGACTCGCATCCTTGAGGCTGGCAACGGCTACTTTATCGCCGACAGCGCCGCCAACATGGCAAGCATCATCCGTGTAAACTCAAAGAAGGCTCCTGTCACCATCTACGACTACGCTACAGTAAACTATAAGGTATATCCCTCCGACGCCACTGTCGACAAACTCAACGACGACCTCCAGGCTTTTGTAAGCGGTATCAGCAATGCCGACTCCCTTACCATGAGCAAGGCTATCGCAGCCGGATATACTCTCCAGCCCGCTACTGTCACAGCCAACTCCTATATGATAGGCAATGTGCCTTATACCCGCAATGTGGTAAAATGGGTGATGGACGCCAAGGCCGGTCAGGTAAGTCCCGTACTTCAGGACAGCCAGAACGACAATCTTATCGTAGTCGCTCTCAACGATATTGTGAAGCCCGGCTATATGCCGATGAACGACGAGGCCATCAGCGCCGCTCTTACCCGCAAGGTACGCAACGACAAGAAGGCCGCCGCCATTATCGAGCAGGTCAAGGGCAAGGCAAGCGACATCAACGGCTATGCACGTCTGCTTGGCTCGCAGGTCGACTCAACCGAAGTGACCTTTGGCCAGATGTACATCCCCGGTATCGGTGTTATGGAGTCGGCTCTCCTTGGTCAGGTGCCTGTGGCTCCCAAGGGGAAGGTTTCCGAGCCTGTACAGGGCAACAACGCAGTGTTTGTATATACCGTTTATGAGGTAGACAATCAGGGCCGTCCCTACAACTATCAGGAAAATGCCGCCCGCTTCAACCAGCAGTTCGGTTCTCAGGCCGTGATGCAGAATCTTATCGGCATCATGATGGAGAAGGAGAAGGTTGAGAACAACACTCTCAAATTCTATACTGAATAA